Proteins encoded within one genomic window of Lepus europaeus isolate LE1 unplaced genomic scaffold, mLepTim1.pri SCAFFOLD_229, whole genome shotgun sequence:
- the SIRT6 gene encoding NAD-dependent protein deacylase sirtuin-6: protein MSVNYAAGLSPYADKGKCGLPEIFDPPEELARKVRELAGLIWQSANVVFHTGAGISTASGIPDFRGPHGVWTMEERGLAPKFDTTFESARPTQTHMALVQLQRVGLLRFLVSQNVDGLHVRSGFPRDKLAELHGNMFVEQCAKCKTQYVRDAVVGSMGLKATGRLCTVAKARGLRACRGELRDTILDWEDALPDRDLALADEASRNADLSITLGTSLQIRPSGNLPLATKRRGGRLVIVNLQPTKHDRHADLRIHGYVDDVMTQLMKHLGLPIPAWEGPRVLERALPPLPRPPAPLLEPRPLLNGSAPKQEPLGEPQRSPKREAPDSPAPSRPQKRVKAEADPS, encoded by the exons ATGTCGGTGAACTACGCCGCGGGCCTGTCGCCGTACGCAGACAAGGGCAAGTGCGGCCTCCCTGAG ATCTTCGACCCGCCCGAGGAGCTGGCGCGCAAGGTGCGGGAGCTGGCGGGGCTCATCTGGCAGTCGGCCAACGTGGTGTTCCACACGGGCGCGGGCATCAGCACGGCCTCGGGCATCCCCGACTTCAG GGGCCCCCACGGCGTGTGGACCATGGAAGAGCGCGGCCTGGCGCCCAAGTTCGACACGACCTTCGAGAGCGCGCGGCCCACGCAGACGCACATGGCGCTGGTGCAGCTGCAGCGCGTGGGCCTCCTGCGCTTCCTGGTCAGCCAGAACGTGGACGGGCTGCACGTGCGCTCCGGCTTCCCCAG GGACAAGCTGGCCGAGCTGCACGGGAACATGTTCGTGGAGCAGTGCGCCAAGTGCAAGAC GCAGTACGTCCGGGACGCCGTGGTGGGCAGCATGGGCCTCAAGGCCACTGGGCGCCTCTGCACCGTGGCCAAGGCCCGGGGGCTGCGGGCCTGCAG GGGGGAGCTGAGAGACACCATATTGGATTGGGAAGACGccctccccgaccgggacttggCCCTCGCCGATGAGGCCAGCAG GAACGCGGACCTGTCCATCACCCTGGGGACCTCGCTGCAGATCCGGCCCAGCGGGAACCTACCGCTGGCCACCAAGCGCCGCGGAGGGCGGCTGGTCATCGTGAACCTGCAGCCCACCAAGCAC GACCGCCACGCAGACCTGCGCATCCACGGCTACGTCGATGACGTCATGACGCAGCTCATGAAGCACCTGGGGCTGCCGATCCCCGCCTGGGAGGGGCCCCGTGTGCTGGAGCGCGCGCTGCCACCCCTGCcccgcccgccggcccccctgctcgagccccgccccctgctcaaCGGCTCCGCCCCCAAACAGGAGCCCCTGGGGGAGCCCCAGCGCAGCCCCAAGCGGGAGGCCCCGGACAGCCCCGCCCCGAGCCGGCCCCAAAAGCGGGTGAAGGCGGAGGCCGACCCCAGCTGA